A genomic window from Candidatus Cybelea sp. includes:
- a CDS encoding peptide-N4-asparagine amidase, with product MRQAAIIRLEGSAALIIAFALSACGGHSAFDGAVPAGGNAQLQRGPLSPVRSTQNLRAMMVKGGLESNASHGAGYPVTADPPVSHPNEAPCVDRLFNPHTPPLQSSGLPVGKFADYSDHPFNYKPPANCPGPYAKIVFKMHFRVTAGVQFDRTGAVWIGATNVFFGTTSEPGQNASPQWDVERDVSEYAPIFAQPSVGQASVYNIVNSQYTGIIYGTAELDFYPATKQFPAAASADGVYPLSGGPSGGYVYLDAATDQMTGTFTFPTNVRAAYLDVFLESQSGDEFWYTCFPNDLAGKLQNCGNTAFREGEVSVDGQPAGVAPIYPWIYTGGIDPYLWIPIPGVETLNFKPYRIDLTPFAAQLDDGNPHTIAVSVFNDDNYFAANAALLVYEDHGSTQVTGGLIENGTAFSPAEKVAEHVRFDKSGNASGTIDVSATHPVSLRGYVNTSKGRVTTSVTQSIAFSNFQRINDTSSQFLQNIKQNTTITSNTMTSTRGKRLRAQSQWTYPFDVRYNYVVKSGAATQTTDVLQTKSGSGLDQTRSKASSWSSLNNLHSYDVLNIHGSNASPSNAKSRQQYKSLNVDGGCYEETLKSLLNVLTSKLKGC from the coding sequence ATGCGTCAAGCAGCGATTATTCGTTTGGAGGGGAGCGCCGCACTCATTATTGCGTTCGCGCTTTCCGCCTGCGGGGGCCACTCGGCGTTCGATGGAGCCGTTCCGGCAGGGGGGAACGCGCAGTTACAGCGCGGTCCGCTCTCGCCGGTGCGAAGCACTCAAAACTTGCGCGCGATGATGGTCAAGGGCGGCCTGGAAAGCAACGCTTCACACGGTGCGGGGTATCCCGTTACGGCCGATCCGCCGGTCTCGCACCCCAACGAAGCCCCTTGTGTTGACAGGCTCTTCAACCCGCACACTCCACCGCTGCAATCCAGCGGTCTGCCCGTCGGCAAGTTTGCCGACTATAGCGATCACCCGTTCAACTATAAGCCGCCGGCGAACTGTCCGGGGCCGTATGCAAAGATCGTCTTCAAAATGCATTTCCGGGTGACGGCCGGCGTGCAATTCGACAGGACGGGAGCCGTCTGGATCGGCGCCACGAACGTCTTCTTCGGGACCACCTCCGAGCCCGGACAGAACGCGAGCCCGCAGTGGGACGTCGAGCGGGACGTCAGCGAGTACGCGCCGATCTTCGCCCAGCCGTCGGTGGGGCAAGCATCGGTCTATAACATCGTCAACTCGCAGTACACCGGCATCATTTACGGCACGGCCGAGCTGGATTTCTATCCGGCGACCAAGCAGTTTCCGGCGGCCGCGAGCGCCGACGGCGTCTATCCGCTCTCTGGCGGACCGAGCGGCGGATACGTCTACCTCGACGCGGCCACCGACCAAATGACCGGTACGTTCACCTTCCCAACCAATGTCCGGGCGGCCTATTTGGACGTCTTTCTCGAGTCGCAGTCGGGCGACGAGTTTTGGTACACCTGTTTTCCGAACGATCTCGCCGGTAAGCTGCAAAACTGCGGCAATACCGCCTTCCGGGAAGGCGAGGTGAGCGTCGACGGACAGCCGGCCGGGGTGGCGCCGATCTATCCGTGGATCTACACGGGCGGCATCGATCCGTATTTATGGATCCCAATCCCCGGCGTCGAAACGTTGAACTTCAAGCCCTACCGTATCGACCTGACGCCGTTCGCGGCGCAGCTCGACGACGGAAATCCGCATACGATCGCGGTCTCGGTCTTCAACGACGACAACTACTTCGCGGCAAACGCGGCGCTGCTCGTTTATGAAGACCACGGCTCCACGCAAGTCACGGGCGGGCTGATCGAGAACGGGACGGCGTTCTCGCCGGCAGAGAAAGTAGCCGAACACGTGCGCTTCGACAAGTCCGGCAACGCCAGCGGAACGATCGACGTCTCGGCGACGCACCCGGTCAGTCTGCGGGGTTACGTCAACACGTCCAAGGGCCGCGTCACGACGTCGGTGACGCAAAGCATCGCCTTCTCCAACTTTCAGCGCATCAACGATACCTCGAGTCAGTTTCTGCAGAACATCAAGCAGAACACCACGATCACCTCGAATACGATGACGTCGACGCGCGGCAAGCGCCTTCGGGCGCAGAGCCAGTGGACCTATCCGTTCGACGTTCGCTACAACTACGTCGTAAAGAGCGGCGCGGCAACCCAGACGACCGACGTCTTGCAGACTAAGAGCGGCAGCGGGCTCGATCAAACCCGCAGCAAGGCATCATCCTG